One window of the Candidatus Microbacterium colombiense genome contains the following:
- the rocD gene encoding ornithine--oxo-acid transaminase → MTGRDGTAQTHVAHNYHPLPVNIARGDGAWVTDVEGKRYLDLLAAYSAVNFGHRHPALVAALTEQLGRVTLTSRAFESDRLEPFAAALAKLCGKDLVLPMNTGAEAVETGIKVARAWGYRVKGIADGRARIIVAAGNFHGRTTTIISFSDDESAREGFGPYTPGFDVVPYGDADAIAAAITDDTAAVLIEPIQGEAGVVIPPEGYLRRIREICDEKNVLFIADEIQAGLGRVGETFACDRESVVPDLYLLGKALGGGILPVSAVVGNEDVLGVIRPGEHGSTFGGNPLAAAVGLRVVEMLESGEFQERARALGAHLGEALQPLIGKGVTTVRIAGLWAGVDIDPAKGTGREIAEKLLDRGVLVKDTHGQTIRIAPPLVIRATELDWAVEQLRVVLGA, encoded by the coding sequence GTGACCGGCCGCGACGGGACGGCGCAGACGCACGTCGCCCACAACTACCACCCGCTGCCCGTCAACATCGCCCGCGGTGACGGCGCCTGGGTGACGGATGTCGAGGGCAAGCGGTACCTCGACCTGCTCGCCGCGTACTCCGCGGTCAACTTCGGCCACCGGCATCCGGCTCTCGTGGCCGCCCTCACCGAGCAGCTCGGACGCGTCACGCTCACCAGCCGCGCGTTCGAGAGCGACCGGCTCGAGCCCTTCGCCGCCGCGCTCGCGAAGCTCTGCGGCAAAGACCTCGTGCTGCCCATGAACACGGGAGCCGAAGCGGTCGAGACCGGCATCAAGGTGGCCCGCGCGTGGGGCTACCGCGTGAAGGGGATCGCCGACGGACGCGCGCGCATCATCGTCGCGGCCGGCAACTTCCACGGACGCACGACCACGATCATCAGCTTCAGCGACGACGAGTCGGCGCGCGAGGGCTTCGGTCCGTACACCCCGGGCTTCGACGTGGTGCCCTACGGGGATGCGGATGCCATCGCCGCCGCCATCACCGACGACACGGCCGCCGTGCTGATCGAGCCGATCCAGGGCGAAGCCGGGGTCGTGATCCCGCCGGAGGGGTACCTGCGCCGCATCCGCGAGATCTGCGACGAGAAGAACGTGCTGTTCATCGCTGACGAGATCCAGGCCGGACTCGGCCGCGTCGGCGAGACGTTCGCGTGCGACCGCGAGAGTGTGGTGCCGGATCTGTACCTGCTGGGCAAGGCGCTCGGCGGCGGCATCCTTCCCGTATCCGCGGTCGTGGGTAACGAGGACGTGCTCGGCGTCATCCGCCCGGGCGAGCACGGCTCGACCTTCGGGGGCAACCCGCTGGCTGCGGCCGTCGGGTTGCGCGTGGTCGAGATGCTCGAGTCGGGGGAGTTCCAGGAGCGCGCCCGCGCCCTCGGTGCACACCTCGGCGAGGCACTGCAGCCGCTGATCGGCAAGGGCGTCACCACGGTGCGCATCGCCGGGCTCTGGGCGGGCGTCGACATCGACCCGGCCAAGGGAACCGGGCGCGAGATCGCGGAGAAGCTTCTCGATCGCGGCGTGCTCGTGAAGGACACCCACGGTCAGACGATCCGCATCGCGCCGCCGCTCGTGATCCGTGCGACCGAACTCGACTGGGCCGTGGAGCAGCTTCGGGTCGTGCTCGGGGCGTAG
- a CDS encoding MarR family transcriptional regulator produces the protein MTAAEDPVHLTAVDLRMATFRLARRLRSVRATHGVSDAQLAVLATLRMRGRLTISALAEHERVTAPSMTSTVNGLEEQAYVVRTPDEDDRRRVQVDITESGVEIVVETIRRRDELLAGMLAELDFTADELETLRAASALMRRVTDR, from the coding sequence ATGACTGCTGCCGAAGATCCCGTCCACCTGACCGCCGTCGATCTGCGCATGGCCACTTTCCGCCTCGCCCGTCGGCTGCGCTCCGTGCGCGCCACCCATGGCGTGAGCGATGCCCAGCTCGCCGTCCTGGCGACGCTCCGCATGCGCGGCCGCCTGACGATCTCGGCTCTCGCCGAGCACGAGCGGGTGACCGCTCCCTCGATGACGAGCACCGTCAACGGACTCGAGGAGCAGGCCTACGTCGTGCGCACCCCGGATGAAGACGACCGGCGCCGCGTGCAGGTCGACATCACCGAGTCCGGCGTTGAGATCGTGGTGGAGACCATCCGCCGTCGTGACGAGCTGCTCGCCGGCATGCTCGCCGAGCTCGACTTCACCGCCGACGAACTCGAGACGCTGCGCGCCGCGAGTGCCCTGATGCGGAGGGTGACGGACCGATGA
- a CDS encoding DUF1684 domain-containing protein, translating into MSFEKDWQDWHASRERYAGAEYGPAALESTNWLITMPAAVDGIPGLWALTGDGGIHGSDLGQSGESVALRGVQTLRLGRRELRRFTRNGTVALRVYNPARLERERFSAIDVYRPDRAWRVPARFEPTPGEQVVITTVDGDARESPIAGRLHFTLRGKEHQLTVTRSSQGGLSAVFGDATNGRETYRFRFLPVDEPDEDGTAVIDFNRAYLPPCAFSDQFVCPLPPEGNRYSIPIRAGERAVVLGR; encoded by the coding sequence ATGAGTTTCGAGAAGGACTGGCAGGACTGGCACGCGTCGCGTGAACGCTATGCCGGGGCCGAGTACGGTCCGGCCGCGCTCGAGTCGACCAACTGGCTCATCACCATGCCCGCGGCGGTCGACGGCATCCCGGGCCTGTGGGCTCTGACCGGCGACGGCGGCATCCACGGCAGCGATCTCGGACAGTCGGGCGAGAGCGTGGCGCTCCGCGGCGTGCAGACGCTGCGGCTCGGTCGACGGGAGCTGCGACGCTTCACCCGCAACGGCACCGTCGCGCTGCGCGTGTACAACCCCGCGCGGTTGGAGCGGGAGCGGTTCAGCGCGATCGACGTGTATCGTCCGGATCGTGCCTGGCGGGTGCCCGCCCGCTTCGAGCCGACGCCGGGCGAGCAGGTCGTGATCACCACGGTCGACGGCGACGCGCGGGAGTCGCCCATCGCCGGACGCCTGCACTTCACGCTGCGCGGGAAGGAGCACCAGCTCACGGTCACGCGCTCCTCGCAGGGCGGACTGAGCGCGGTGTTCGGAGATGCGACGAACGGTCGCGAGACCTATCGGTTCCGGTTCCTGCCGGTCGATGAGCCGGACGAGGACGGCACGGCCGTGATCGACTTCAACCGCGCCTACCTGCCGCCGTGCGCGTTCTCGGACCAGTTCGTGTGCCCGCTGCCGCCGGAGGGCAACCGCTACTCGATCCCGATCCGTGCCGGTGAGCGGGCGGTCGTGCTCGGCCGCTGA
- a CDS encoding MFS transporter, translating to MFRSFANINYRIWFAGALVSNVGGWMQATAQDWVVLTELTDNDATAMGVTMALQFGPPLVLVSLTGWVADRFERRRILLTTQTLLLGLAIAVGVLLLNGVMTLPMMFCFALGFGIVNAFDAPARQAFVSDMVSSGDTSNAVALNSASFNLARMIGPAVGGLLIVAIGSGWVFIVNAATFLAMILALMMLRTSLLAPRPKHRSRGGLAAGFRYVWGRSDLRVVFVTVFLIGAFGMNFPIFASTMAIEFGAGADGYGVLSSVLAIGSLAGALLAARRDRARVRVVIFAAGGFGVAAFVSAAMPSYVSYAVTLMFTGFMIVTLLTTANGYVQMTTDPALRGRVLALYMAVIMGSTPVGAPIAGWVADEFGPRTAIMLGGTAGFVACAIGAIWVFTSGRLHRHENRRFLLTLDETRPLSVIDEVDPVEFSDEAAVTTPIRSPRPKD from the coding sequence ATGTTCCGTTCCTTCGCGAACATCAACTACCGCATCTGGTTCGCCGGAGCCCTCGTCTCGAACGTCGGCGGATGGATGCAGGCGACCGCCCAGGACTGGGTCGTGCTCACCGAGCTGACCGACAACGACGCCACGGCGATGGGCGTCACGATGGCCCTGCAGTTCGGTCCGCCGCTGGTACTCGTCAGCCTCACAGGGTGGGTCGCCGACCGGTTCGAGCGGCGCCGCATCCTGCTCACCACCCAGACGCTGCTGCTGGGCCTCGCGATCGCGGTCGGCGTGCTGCTGCTGAACGGCGTCATGACGCTGCCGATGATGTTCTGCTTCGCGCTGGGCTTCGGCATCGTGAACGCGTTCGACGCCCCTGCACGCCAGGCGTTCGTCTCCGACATGGTCTCGAGCGGCGACACCTCCAACGCCGTCGCGCTGAACTCGGCATCCTTCAACCTGGCGCGCATGATCGGACCGGCCGTCGGCGGTCTGCTGATCGTGGCGATCGGTTCGGGCTGGGTGTTCATCGTCAACGCCGCCACGTTCCTGGCGATGATCCTGGCGCTCATGATGCTGCGCACGAGCCTGCTCGCCCCGCGCCCGAAGCACCGGAGCCGTGGCGGCCTGGCCGCTGGATTCCGCTACGTCTGGGGCCGCAGCGACCTGCGCGTCGTCTTCGTCACGGTGTTCCTCATCGGCGCCTTCGGCATGAACTTCCCGATCTTCGCCTCCACCATGGCGATCGAGTTCGGCGCCGGGGCCGACGGCTACGGCGTGCTCAGTTCGGTGCTCGCGATCGGCTCGCTCGCCGGCGCGCTGCTGGCCGCGCGCCGCGACCGCGCCCGGGTGCGCGTGGTGATCTTCGCCGCGGGAGGGTTCGGTGTGGCGGCGTTCGTCTCTGCGGCGATGCCGAGCTACGTGTCGTATGCCGTGACCCTGATGTTCACCGGCTTCATGATCGTGACGCTGCTGACCACGGCCAACGGCTACGTGCAGATGACCACCGACCCCGCGCTGCGCGGACGCGTGCTCGCGCTCTACATGGCCGTGATCATGGGCTCGACCCCCGTGGGCGCTCCCATCGCCGGCTGGGTGGCCGACGAGTTCGGCCCGCGTACCGCGATCATGCTCGGCGGCACGGCGGGCTTCGTGGCGTGCGCGATCGGGGCGATCTGGGTGTTCACCTCGGGACGCCTGCATCGCCATGAGAACCGCCGATTCCTGCTCACGCTCGATGAGACGCGCCCCCTCAGCGTCATCGACGAGGTCGACCCGGTGGAGTTCAGCGACGAGGCAGCGGTGACCACCCCCATCCGCTCCCCGCGCCCGAAGGACTGA
- a CDS encoding BCCT family transporter produces MSGPENDAPQVDATPPTTGPTTETDAAAGAPRRSLPPVQRWVFWPATAIIIAFVAFTLAAPDIAEALFGTIQSTIVNAFNWYYVLIAAVFVAFSLYLGFSRFGDIKLGRDDDEPEFSLMSWFSLLFAAGMGIGLVFYGVSEPLTHFATPRPGVTGTPEQLAQAALGQTYLHWGVHAWSIYVVIGLALAYAIHRRKRPISIRWTLEPLLGKRVEGGWGHAIDVIALVGTLFGVATSLGLGVIQISAGLSAAGLAKPDEGTQVIIILVISVFVLMSVLSGVTKGMKWLSNANLVMAGLLVLYLLVVGPTEFLLRDFVQSIGYYIQNFVGLSFNVSAFQGTAGEEWQAQWTSFYWGWWISWAPFVGIFIARISKGRTVREFVAGVILVPTLLGILWFAVLGGSALAIELKDPGTLTGADGTVDLQGALFGLLEHVPGSTIVSLGAVLLIAIFFVTSADSGALVMGMIATGGQQNPKRWIRTFFVAVTAALAIALLLAGGLTALQTAAITIALPFSVVMLLICWSTVVAFTRERRAYARAERAQLIDKIGDYYGLEVESRDEGGVIGAQPRWMRSLQRRLGLPVAPTTPIRIPAQLLSTESKADAGPATLDVDDLVSSDELSGHDDPDVPSHGEDESPRYPR; encoded by the coding sequence ATGAGCGGACCGGAGAACGACGCCCCGCAGGTCGATGCGACACCCCCGACGACGGGGCCGACAACAGAGACGGATGCCGCGGCGGGTGCACCCCGCCGTTCCCTCCCCCCGGTACAGCGCTGGGTCTTCTGGCCCGCGACCGCGATCATCATCGCCTTCGTGGCGTTCACTCTGGCCGCGCCCGACATCGCCGAGGCGCTGTTCGGCACGATCCAGTCGACGATCGTGAACGCCTTCAACTGGTACTACGTGCTGATCGCCGCGGTGTTCGTGGCGTTCAGCCTGTATCTCGGGTTCAGCCGCTTCGGCGACATCAAGCTGGGCCGCGACGACGACGAGCCGGAGTTCTCGCTCATGTCGTGGTTCTCACTGCTGTTCGCCGCCGGCATGGGCATCGGACTGGTGTTCTACGGCGTCAGCGAACCCCTCACCCACTTCGCGACCCCGCGCCCCGGCGTCACCGGCACCCCCGAGCAGCTGGCACAGGCCGCGCTGGGTCAGACGTACCTGCACTGGGGCGTGCATGCCTGGTCGATCTACGTCGTGATCGGCCTCGCGCTGGCGTACGCCATCCATCGCCGCAAGCGTCCGATCTCGATCCGCTGGACCCTCGAGCCGCTGCTCGGCAAGCGCGTCGAAGGCGGATGGGGTCATGCGATCGACGTGATCGCCCTGGTCGGCACCCTGTTCGGCGTCGCGACCTCGCTCGGCCTCGGGGTCATCCAGATCAGCGCCGGCCTCAGCGCCGCCGGACTCGCGAAGCCTGACGAGGGCACGCAGGTCATCATCATCCTGGTCATCTCGGTCTTCGTGCTGATGTCGGTGCTGTCGGGTGTGACCAAGGGCATGAAGTGGCTGTCGAACGCCAACCTCGTCATGGCGGGGCTGCTCGTGCTCTATCTGCTCGTGGTCGGCCCCACCGAGTTCCTCCTGCGCGACTTCGTGCAGTCGATCGGGTACTACATCCAGAACTTCGTCGGTCTCTCGTTCAACGTCAGCGCCTTCCAGGGCACCGCCGGCGAGGAGTGGCAGGCGCAGTGGACGTCGTTCTACTGGGGTTGGTGGATCTCGTGGGCGCCATTCGTGGGCATCTTCATCGCGCGCATCTCGAAGGGGCGCACGGTGCGGGAGTTCGTCGCCGGCGTCATCCTCGTGCCGACACTGCTCGGCATCCTCTGGTTCGCCGTACTGGGAGGTTCGGCCCTCGCGATCGAGCTGAAGGATCCCGGCACGCTCACCGGCGCCGACGGCACGGTCGACCTGCAGGGGGCGCTCTTCGGTCTGCTCGAGCACGTTCCCGGGTCGACGATCGTGAGCCTGGGCGCCGTGCTGCTGATCGCGATCTTCTTCGTGACCTCCGCCGATTCCGGCGCGCTGGTGATGGGCATGATCGCGACCGGCGGCCAGCAGAATCCCAAGCGCTGGATCCGCACGTTCTTCGTCGCCGTCACCGCGGCCCTCGCGATCGCCCTGCTGCTGGCCGGCGGACTGACCGCACTGCAGACCGCCGCGATCACGATCGCCCTGCCGTTCAGCGTGGTGATGCTGCTGATCTGCTGGTCGACCGTCGTCGCCTTCACGCGCGAGAGACGCGCGTATGCCCGGGCGGAGCGTGCGCAGCTGATCGACAAGATCGGTGACTACTACGGGCTCGAGGTCGAGTCGCGCGACGAGGGCGGCGTGATCGGCGCCCAGCCGCGGTGGATGCGGTCGCTGCAACGGCGCCTCGGGCTGCCGGTGGCTCCGACCACGCCGATCCGCATCCCGGCGCAGCTGCTGAGCACCGAGTCGAAGGCGGATGCCGGTCCGGCCACCCTCGACGTCGACGACCTGGTGTCGTCGGATGAGCTCTCCGGCCACGACGACCCAGACGTGCCGTCGCACGGCGAGGACGAATCGCCCCGATACCCGCGCTGA
- a CDS encoding NAD(P)-dependent alcohol dehydrogenase gives MSDTMRAWQRETYGPASGTTLADRPLPVPRRGEVLLRVRVTALNAGDVRLLLGDPLLVRPIFGLTRPKNPVRGMDVAGTIVAVGPDVVGAEVGEEVIGELAGGGGLAPYARVAASRLVPRPADVAAELAACLPVAGGTAWQALDLAGVGITTTGAPRVLIIGASGGVGTLAVQLAALRGAEVWATCGARNAALVERLGAVRTLDHRSEPLSGLPAGHFDAVIDIAGGMPLRQLQRLVGPGGTVVLATGDGGHVLGPIPRMLKAAALSIGSRRRIRPLAASTRPEVLRTLLELTAEGRIVPVIEREYAFADARAALEHVEAGHTVGKVVVRVE, from the coding sequence ATGAGCGACACGATGCGCGCGTGGCAGCGTGAGACCTACGGCCCCGCGTCCGGTACGACTCTCGCCGACCGGCCCCTGCCGGTGCCGCGTCGCGGCGAGGTGCTGCTGCGGGTGCGGGTGACGGCGCTCAACGCGGGTGATGTGCGCCTGCTGCTGGGCGATCCGCTGCTCGTGCGTCCGATCTTCGGTCTCACCCGTCCGAAGAATCCGGTGCGGGGGATGGATGTCGCGGGCACGATCGTCGCGGTCGGACCCGACGTGGTGGGGGCCGAGGTCGGGGAAGAGGTCATCGGCGAGCTGGCCGGCGGTGGAGGGCTCGCCCCGTACGCCCGGGTCGCCGCCTCGCGGCTCGTGCCGCGGCCGGCCGATGTCGCCGCCGAGCTCGCCGCGTGCCTGCCGGTCGCCGGAGGTACGGCGTGGCAGGCGCTCGACCTCGCCGGTGTCGGGATCACCACAACGGGTGCGCCGCGGGTGCTGATCATCGGGGCGTCCGGAGGCGTCGGCACCCTCGCCGTGCAGCTCGCCGCGTTGCGTGGCGCCGAGGTGTGGGCGACGTGTGGCGCGCGCAACGCCGCCCTCGTCGAGCGACTGGGCGCCGTGCGCACGCTCGATCACCGCAGCGAACCCCTGAGCGGGCTGCCGGCTGGACACTTCGACGCCGTCATCGACATCGCCGGAGGGATGCCGCTGCGCCAGCTGCAGCGCCTGGTGGGGCCGGGCGGCACGGTCGTGCTCGCGACCGGTGACGGCGGGCACGTGCTCGGCCCGATACCGCGGATGCTGAAGGCCGCAGCCCTGTCGATCGGCTCGCGCCGCCGCATCCGTCCGCTCGCCGCATCCACCAGACCCGAGGTGCTGCGCACACTGCTGGAGCTCACGGCCGAAGGGCGCATCGTGCCCGTGATCGAGCGCGAGTACGCATTCGCAGACGCACGCGCGGCGCTGGAGCACGTCGAGGCCGGACACACGGTGGGCAAGGTCGTCGTCCGCGTGGAGTGA
- a CDS encoding N-dimethylarginine dimethylaminohydrolase — protein MSTPETAVTTLPARTAHHRRYLMCKPEHFTVNYSINPWMEPANPTDTAKAVAQWQKLHDLYLELGHEVELIEPLADYPDMVYTANGGFLIDGRAYVPKFRFVERAGEAPAFADWFRGAGYDTVIPEEVNEGEGDFLLVGDVILAGTGFRSTGDSHREVGEVFGREVVSLNLVDPRFYHLDTAIAVLDPVQGEENGGPERANIAYLPGAFDDASRAILEERFPDAILVSDEDGSVFGLNSASDGYNVVISPRAKGFETQLRERGYNPILIDLSELLLGGGGIKCCTLELRGAE, from the coding sequence ATGTCGACGCCTGAGACCGCCGTCACCACCCTGCCGGCCCGCACTGCGCACCACCGCCGCTACCTCATGTGCAAGCCGGAGCACTTCACGGTGAACTACTCCATCAATCCCTGGATGGAGCCGGCGAACCCGACCGACACCGCCAAGGCCGTCGCGCAGTGGCAGAAGCTGCACGACCTGTACCTCGAGCTCGGTCACGAGGTCGAGCTGATCGAGCCCCTCGCCGACTACCCCGACATGGTCTACACCGCGAACGGCGGCTTCCTGATCGACGGCCGGGCGTACGTGCCGAAGTTCCGCTTCGTGGAGCGCGCCGGTGAAGCCCCCGCGTTCGCCGACTGGTTCCGCGGCGCCGGCTACGACACCGTCATCCCGGAAGAGGTCAACGAGGGCGAGGGCGACTTCCTGCTCGTGGGCGACGTGATCCTCGCCGGCACCGGTTTCCGCTCGACCGGCGACAGCCACCGCGAGGTGGGCGAGGTCTTCGGCCGTGAGGTCGTCTCGCTGAACCTCGTCGACCCGCGCTTCTACCACCTCGACACCGCGATCGCCGTGCTCGACCCGGTGCAGGGCGAGGAGAACGGCGGCCCGGAGCGCGCCAACATCGCCTACCTCCCCGGCGCTTTCGACGACGCCAGCCGCGCGATCCTCGAAGAGCGCTTCCCCGACGCGATCCTGGTGTCGGACGAAGACGGCTCGGTGTTCGGGCTCAACTCCGCCAGCGACGGCTACAACGTGGTGATCTCGCCGCGCGCGAAGGGCTTCGAGACGCAGCTGCGCGAGCGCGGCTACAACCCGATCCTGATCGACCTCTCCGAACTGCTGCTCGGCGGCGGCGGAATCAAGTGCTGCACCCTCGAACTGCGCGGTGCCGAGTGA
- a CDS encoding helix-turn-helix transcriptional regulator, with translation MVKPTLVSNSIRLHREAAGLTQAELARTVGVTRQTLIAIEQEKYSPTLELAFQIARAFGVGLDELFQYPEVNA, from the coding sequence ATGGTCAAGCCCACACTCGTCTCGAACAGCATCCGCCTGCATCGCGAAGCCGCCGGTCTCACCCAGGCCGAGCTCGCGCGCACGGTCGGGGTGACCCGGCAGACCCTCATCGCGATCGAGCAGGAGAAGTACTCTCCGACGCTCGAGCTCGCGTTCCAGATCGCTCGCGCCTTCGGCGTGGGGCTCGACGAGCTCTTCCAGTACCCGGAGGTGAACGCATGA
- a CDS encoding lipoate--protein ligase family protein, with translation MHGEYKVPGGKLVVVDLDVEDGRIARFRLAGDFFLEPDSALDDINAAVTGLPVETDATAIAVAVREALPAGAQLLGFTPDAVGTAVRRALVTAPGWRDFDWEIVHDKAVSPRMNLALDEVLTARVGEGRRRPTLRIWEWDESAVVIGSFQSYRNEVDPEGAARHGFDVVRRISGGGAMLMAAGQIITYSLYVPASLVAGMTFADSYAFLDDWVLQALRSLGIDAVYQPLNDIASPTGKIGGAAQKRLANGGVLHHATLSYDIDGQMMTEVLRIGREKLSDKGTTSAAKRVDPLRSQTGLERAEIIDRFIGTFRSLTDAETGAITPEEYADAEALVESKFATDAWLHRVP, from the coding sequence GTGCACGGTGAATACAAGGTCCCAGGGGGAAAGCTCGTCGTCGTCGACCTGGACGTCGAAGACGGTCGGATCGCGCGGTTCCGCCTCGCGGGCGACTTCTTCCTCGAACCGGACTCGGCGCTCGACGACATCAACGCCGCGGTCACCGGGTTGCCGGTCGAGACGGATGCCACCGCGATCGCCGTGGCGGTGCGTGAGGCTCTGCCCGCCGGTGCGCAACTGCTCGGCTTCACCCCCGATGCGGTGGGAACGGCCGTGCGCCGTGCGCTCGTGACCGCTCCGGGCTGGCGCGACTTCGACTGGGAGATCGTGCACGACAAGGCCGTCTCGCCGCGCATGAACCTGGCGCTCGACGAGGTGCTCACCGCCCGCGTGGGTGAAGGCCGCCGCCGCCCCACCCTGCGCATCTGGGAGTGGGACGAGTCGGCCGTGGTCATCGGCTCCTTCCAGTCGTACCGCAACGAGGTCGACCCCGAGGGCGCGGCCAGACACGGCTTCGACGTCGTGCGCCGCATCTCCGGCGGAGGCGCGATGCTCATGGCCGCAGGGCAGATCATCACGTACTCGCTCTACGTGCCGGCATCCCTCGTCGCGGGCATGACCTTCGCCGACTCCTACGCCTTCCTCGACGACTGGGTGCTGCAGGCGCTGCGCTCGCTCGGCATCGACGCGGTCTACCAGCCGCTCAACGACATCGCGAGCCCGACGGGCAAGATCGGCGGGGCCGCGCAGAAGCGCCTCGCCAACGGCGGAGTGCTGCACCACGCGACGCTCTCGTACGACATCGACGGTCAGATGATGACCGAGGTGCTGCGCATCGGCCGCGAGAAGCTGAGCGACAAGGGCACCACGTCGGCCGCGAAGCGCGTCGATCCGCTGCGCAGCCAGACCGGGCTCGAACGCGCCGAGATCATCGACCGCTTCATCGGCACCTTCCGCTCGCTCACGGATGCCGAGACCGGGGCGATCACGCCTGAGGAGTACGCCGACGCCGAGGCACTCGTCGAGTCGAAGTTCGCCACCGACGCGTGGCTGCACCGGGTGCCGTGA
- a CDS encoding alpha/beta fold hydrolase: protein MTDTREFTDAHGIAIVYDVHPAEGTPRGVVQLLHGVGEHAGRYGTLIAALTGAGFSVYADDHRGHGRTGIRQHEGPAGLGRLGKGGLRAAVEAVWQLTGIIRDENPDLPLVLLGHSWGSFLAQMLLNDHPEAWDAVILSGSALRMPGSLNAAPLNARWAGPDATGFEWLSRDPAVWQEFADDPLTTDVPLLKLFGPIEAAKLYGRPAKDLVSRGGDIPLLLLVGRDDPVGGPRSVHKLAEEYRTRSGLTDVTTLVYPDARHEIFNELQQDEVRADVLSWLDKHVPPRD from the coding sequence GTGACGGATACGCGAGAGTTCACGGATGCCCACGGCATCGCCATCGTCTACGACGTCCACCCGGCGGAAGGAACTCCACGCGGTGTCGTGCAGCTCCTGCACGGCGTCGGCGAGCACGCGGGGCGTTACGGCACCCTGATCGCCGCGCTCACCGGCGCAGGTTTCTCGGTGTATGCCGATGATCACCGCGGGCACGGGCGCACCGGCATCCGGCAGCATGAGGGCCCGGCGGGCCTCGGGCGTCTGGGCAAGGGCGGACTGCGGGCCGCGGTGGAGGCGGTGTGGCAGCTCACCGGCATCATCCGCGACGAGAACCCCGATCTGCCGCTCGTGCTGCTCGGCCACTCGTGGGGATCCTTCCTCGCGCAGATGCTGCTGAACGACCATCCCGAAGCGTGGGATGCCGTCATCCTCTCGGGGTCTGCACTGCGCATGCCCGGATCGCTGAACGCGGCGCCGCTGAACGCGCGCTGGGCGGGGCCGGATGCGACCGGATTCGAGTGGCTCAGCCGTGACCCCGCGGTCTGGCAGGAGTTCGCTGACGATCCACTCACCACCGATGTGCCGTTGCTCAAGCTGTTCGGGCCCATCGAGGCCGCGAAGCTCTACGGCCGCCCCGCGAAGGACCTGGTCTCCCGTGGCGGCGACATCCCGCTGCTGCTCCTGGTCGGACGCGACGATCCGGTGGGTGGGCCGCGCAGCGTGCACAAGCTCGCCGAGGAGTACCGCACGCGCTCGGGCCTCACCGACGTGACGACGCTGGTCTACCCCGACGCGCGGCACGAGATCTTCAACGAGCTGCAGCAGGACGAAGTGCGCGCCGACGTGCTCTCCTGGCTCGACAAGCACGTTCCGCCCCGCGATTGA
- a CDS encoding copper homeostasis protein CutC: protein MTRTLALELAVQDPTGVRIAAEVGAARVELATALALGGLTPSQATIELAVEAAREVADDAGPEVHVLIRPRAGGFHYDADELATAERDVRLALASGATGVVIGALDADGLLDLDAMTRLRDAADGAPVTLHRAIDVTADPVATLAAARGLGLRRVLTSGGASAAIDGIDTLRALVVAAEGEIEIMAGSGVDAATAPALAAIGVDALHFSAKRAVREDGGVRMGSASDGVGGYEVTDRDIALGVRAALGL from the coding sequence GTGACCCGAACGCTCGCCTTGGAACTCGCCGTGCAGGACCCCACCGGAGTGCGCATCGCCGCAGAAGTCGGCGCCGCGCGCGTCGAACTCGCCACCGCGCTCGCGCTGGGAGGGCTGACCCCCTCGCAGGCGACGATCGAGCTCGCGGTCGAGGCGGCCCGCGAGGTCGCTGACGATGCCGGGCCCGAGGTGCACGTGTTGATCCGCCCCCGCGCGGGCGGGTTCCACTACGACGCCGACGAGCTGGCGACCGCCGAGCGGGACGTGCGCCTCGCACTCGCCTCCGGTGCGACCGGCGTCGTGATCGGTGCGCTCGACGCCGACGGGCTCCTCGACCTCGACGCCATGACCCGGCTCCGCGATGCGGCCGACGGCGCTCCCGTCACACTGCACCGCGCGATCGACGTGACCGCCGACCCCGTGGCGACGCTCGCCGCCGCGCGCGGTCTGGGGCTGCGCCGCGTGCTGACCTCGGGCGGTGCCTCGGCCGCGATCGACGGCATCGACACGCTGCGGGCGCTGGTCGTCGCCGCCGAGGGCGAGATCGAGATCATGGCGGGCAGCGGTGTGGATGCCGCCACAGCGCCCGCGCTGGCGGCGATCGGCGTCGACGCCCTGCACTTCTCCGCCAAGCGCGCGGTGCGCGAAGACGGCGGGGTGCGCATGGGGTCGGCGTCCGACGGCGTCGGCGGCTACGAGGTCACGGATCGCGACATCGCCCTCGGGGTGCGGGCGGCCCTCGGCCTGTAG